The region ATTTTCTTTTTTATTTCATTTTTAGGCATCCCACTCATTTTTAAACTAAATCCCATATTTTTTTCAACACTCATATGTGGATATAAAGCATAAGATTGAAATACCATAGCAATCTCTCTTTTCCCAGGATTTTCAAAAGTAATATTTTTATCATCAAGAAAAATATCCCCTGATGTAACAGATTCCAATCCTGCAATCATTCTTAATATTGTAGATTTTCCACAACCTGAAGGACCAACAAAAACTAAAAATTCACCATCATTTATCTCTAAATTAAAATCATCAACAACTGTTGTCTCATCATTATATTTTTTATATATATTTTTAAATTTTAAACTATTCATTTATCTATTTAACTCCCATTGAAAAACCACGTAATAAATATTTTTGTGCAAATACTGCTATTATTAATACAGGAATTGAAGATAATAATCCTATTCCCATCAAATCACCCCAAAATGTTTCATTTTCTGTAATAAAGTTTGCTATATAAAGAGGTAATGTAAAATTATCTGGTTGTTGTAAATAAAGTAGTGCAAATAAAAACTCATTCCAACATAAAATCATTGTAAATATTGCAGTTGCAGCAATACCTGCACCACATAAAGGAAGTACAATTAAGATTAATCTTTGCATTAAATTTGTTTTATCCAGTATTGCTGCCTCTTCTATCTCTTTTGGTACATCTCTAACAAATCCCAATAACATCCATATAGCAAAAGGAAGTGTATAGATTTGATAAGTTAACACAAGTCCAGCCAAAGTATTTAATAATCCTATTGTTTTTAAAAGTTCATATAAAGGTAAAGCAACAACTATTGGAGGCATTAATTTTACAATCAATACTAAAATCAAAAACAATAAATCAAGTTTTGCTGGAAATCTATATCTAACTAAAGCATATGCAGCCATAAAAGCTAAAATTAAAGAGATAAAAGTAGCACTTACTGAAACAATAGCTGTATTTAAAAACTTCTCAAAAAATCCAGCTTTTACAATATTTGTAATATGTTCCATACTCCAAACTGTAGGGAAAAAATTTGGAGTTTCACAGATATAATCAGCTGGTAATTTAAATGCAGTTACAAACATCCAAAGTATAGGTAGTAAAAAAAATGATATTGTTATAATTATTAAAAACCAAAACAAAACACTATTAAGTTTATTTCTAAAAGATATCATTTTTGTTGTTGTCCTTTTAAAATATTAGCTGCATAAATTAAACTCAAAGCACAAGCAATGAAGAGCATAACCAAGGAAGCTGCTGAAGCAATTCCTATATCGAAAAATTTGAATCCATTTTTATATACATACATAGATAGCGTTTCTGTTGCATTGCCAGGTCCACCACCTGTTAAAGCATAAACTTTATCAAACAATCTAAAAGTATCTATAGACCTAATTAAAAGAGCTAAAAACAGATGTGCTTTTATCATAGGTAAAATAATAAAAAGTAAACTCTGAAAATAAGATGCCCCATCACTTTTCGCAGCATCTAAAACATCTTTTGGAATAGATTGTAATCCAGCAAGAATTATAAGAAAGGTTACTGGAGTCCATTGCCAAAGATCCACTAGCATAATTGAATAAAGAGCCAAAGAGGGGTCAAACAGCCATTGAATTGGTTCAACTCCAATAAATCCCAACCAATGATTCAACATACCAAAATCGTAATGAAACCATGACCTCCATATAGAAGAAGCAACTAAAGTTGAAATCATCATAGGATATATAATTATAGGTAATGCTATTTGTCTAGCTGGAAACTTTTTAAAAAAAAGCAATGCCAATAAAAGACCTAAAAAAACTTGTAATAAAGATGTGATTATTGAAAAATGTATTGTTGTATTTATACTTGAAGTAAAAAACCAATCCTCACTTAAGGTGTGAAAATTATATAAACCTACAAAACGACTCTCCCCTGAATTAAAATCTGTTTCAAAAAAAGCATTAATTACAACCCAAACCACAGGGAAAATTGCAAACACTAAAATCACTAAAAATGCTGGCAAAATTAAAAAAGATAATTGTCTTTTATTTT is a window of Halarcobacter sp. DNA encoding:
- a CDS encoding carbohydrate ABC transporter permease — protein: MISFRNKLNSVLFWFLIIITISFFLLPILWMFVTAFKLPADYICETPNFFPTVWSMEHITNIVKAGFFEKFLNTAIVSVSATFISLILAFMAAYALVRYRFPAKLDLLFLILVLIVKLMPPIVVALPLYELLKTIGLLNTLAGLVLTYQIYTLPFAIWMLLGFVRDVPKEIEEAAILDKTNLMQRLILIVLPLCGAGIAATAIFTMILCWNEFLFALLYLQQPDNFTLPLYIANFITENETFWGDLMGIGLLSSIPVLIIAVFAQKYLLRGFSMGVK
- a CDS encoding sugar ABC transporter permease; amino-acid sequence: MYKNKRQLSFLILPAFLVILVFAIFPVVWVVINAFFETDFNSGESRFVGLYNFHTLSEDWFFTSSINTTIHFSIITSLLQVFLGLLLALLFFKKFPARQIALPIIIYPMMISTLVASSIWRSWFHYDFGMLNHWLGFIGVEPIQWLFDPSLALYSIMLVDLWQWTPVTFLIILAGLQSIPKDVLDAAKSDGASYFQSLLFIILPMIKAHLFLALLIRSIDTFRLFDKVYALTGGGPGNATETLSMYVYKNGFKFFDIGIASAASLVMLFIACALSLIYAANILKGQQQK